GATATTCAGGAAGCCGAACTGGCCGTCGGGCCCTGTAGTCGTGACTCTCTTGAGGTTTGTGCCTACACCTTCCAGAGTGACGGAGGCCCCGGCGATCACCGCGCCTTGCGGGTCTTTGGCCGTTCCGACAAATGCGCCAAATGTAGACTGCGCCTGCAGGCGCCCGGTGAATACGCCGATGCTCAAAAGGCAGAGCAGCGTCGAGATACACGCCGCAATGCGGAACATCCGTTTGCACGGTGTAGAGAGAAGACTGTGCATGCCTAACCCCTTCATAGGTCGAAAGATGTACTGCGATCGTGAAAGCTGACGACGGAACACGCCTAACCAGACAGAACTGCATAGCCGCGACATACTCTGGCGAGTCTGCGTAGAAGCGCACACCGGTGCATATCACCAAAGTCCTTTGGATGGACGGTGCGCAAAAAGACCAGAAGCTGCTTCTTGTGAGTTGAACCGTATACCAGATGCCCCGAAACGCAAAAGCACAAATTCTTTATGAGGGATAGAAGCTGAAGTTATCGCCGCGGCAGATTGGCGTGCTTCATAGCTTTGTCTTATCGGATGAAAAGAAATAATTATTTGCTTGCAGGCGGACTCCCGTCCTAGATTGCAGTCAGTTCCGTTGACCGGTTCCATTCCTTTTCCTCCTCTGCTTCAGCCACTGTGCTGGGAGCGAAGTGCCTGTACGCAACCGATGTCCGACGACAGCGGTTTTCACGAATCGAAACAAGCAGCTAAGGATAAGCATCTGGCATGACGAACATCAGAAAGCGCACTGCTGGCCATACGGTCTTGATGCTTATGGCAGCGTTGACCTTCCTTTGCAGTGTGTCCCTCTCGAACGCACAGCAACCTTCAAATGGGGCAGCGAAGCCCACCACAACACCCGCCGATGAAGGCTTGCCGGTCAAGGACCCGCTGGTGCAGCAGAAGTGCGGCGCGTGCCATCAGGCGGATGTCAAGGGAAACCTGAGCCGCATCTCCTATGTGCGTACAACGCCTGAGGGATGGGAAGAGGCCATCAAGCGGATGATCCGCCTCAATGGCCTGCAGGTATCGCCGGATGAGGCGCGCCACATTCTGCGCTATCTCAGCGACCGGCATGGTCTGGCGCCGGATGAGGCGAAGAAGACGGAGTACTTCGTCGAGCATCGCATGATCGACGAGACTCCAATTCCGGAGATTGACGGTCCGTGCGGCTCTTGCCATGCAACGGCAAAGCCGCTCTCATGGCGCCGTACCGGCGACGACTGGAAGCTGCTGAAGAACATGCATATCGCATTCTTCCCCAGCGCGGAGAACACTTCGTTCTCAGGCAACCAGAACCGTCTGGGCCAGACTCCCGGCGGTCAAGGTGGTGGCGGCAGAGGCGAACAGAATGCGCGCACCGGTCCTGACGGAAAGCCCATCCGTCCCGTAGACGATGCCATTGCATGGCTGGCGAAGAGCGAGCCGCTGCATACGCCAGAGTGGGCCAATTGGGAGACGATGATCCAGCAGCCGAAGCTCGAAGGTGTTTGGTTTGTCAGCGGAAAGGCTCCAGGCAAAGGTAGCTTCCATGGCAAGGTGACCATCAAGGCTACGGAGACGCCCGGCAACTTCACGACAGAGACTTCGGTCACGTATCTGGACGGAGAGACCTACACCGCTAAAGGGTATTCCATTGTGTACACGGGCTATGCCTGGCGCGGCCGCTCTGAGGCTCAGTCAAGCGCTGCCGGCGTTGGAGCTCCATCCAAGGTTCGCGAGGTCATGATGTTGTCACGCGACGGATCGAAGCTCGA
This genomic window from Terriglobus albidus contains:
- the peaA gene encoding quinohemoprotein amine dehydrogenase subunit alpha; protein product: MTNIRKRTAGHTVLMLMAALTFLCSVSLSNAQQPSNGAAKPTTTPADEGLPVKDPLVQQKCGACHQADVKGNLSRISYVRTTPEGWEEAIKRMIRLNGLQVSPDEARHILRYLSDRHGLAPDEAKKTEYFVEHRMIDETPIPEIDGPCGSCHATAKPLSWRRTGDDWKLLKNMHIAFFPSAENTSFSGNQNRLGQTPGGQGGGGRGEQNARTGPDGKPIRPVDDAIAWLAKSEPLHTPEWANWETMIQQPKLEGVWFVSGKAPGKGSFHGKVTIKATETPGNFTTETSVTYLDGETYTAKGYSIVYTGYAWRGRSEAQSSAAGVGAPSKVREVMMLSRDGSKLEGRWFWGTYEEFGMDITMTRDVGAPALLDISAASLKAGTSGAKVTIYGQNLPTSITPAGIDLGSGITVTGAEAKSDSVTLTVSIAADAIPGKRAVTVNGLVLPSAIAVYDHIDFLKVTPETSLSRLGDEPHAKGYAQFEAEAYAFGPDGKAMTADDVPLGVVPATWKLEEFVASYGDDDVDFVGKLDSKTGFFTPASDGPNPKRRSMRNNYGDVWVVATYTPEGQSKPVTGRSYMVVSVPQYIQYDQPEVAGK